The Sesamum indicum cultivar Zhongzhi No. 13 linkage group LG9, S_indicum_v1.0, whole genome shotgun sequence genome segment CCGTCATTCCTCGGCTGCCTGCAGTACCTGATGCCCATACGCGTTCAAACCACCCCCACattcttcatttctatttctCCCAACACCCTTTACTTAAAATAATACCCACCCCATATTTATCCCCAATTCATTAAACCAACCCCCCCATTccccttttttcttcatttctttgcTCTTTTCTGTTGTTCAAAGCCAAGAAACATTGAATTATGGCTCAAAAGAGGGAGAAAGAAGAGACCGAGCTCAAGGTCCCCGAAAACTTACCCAGATGCACCCCCTCGCAGGCGATTCCGCCGCCCCCTCCCCAGCTCCCCCCCGCACGATCTCCAGATACCTCAGATCCGAAGGTGGCCACCGCCTGTGACCAGAGAAACAGCTCCGCCAGCTCTCCGGTGAAGCCCGATCTGGTTGAGAAGCGGGGGGGCCTGAAGAGACCGAGGGAGGTCACCCGGTGTTCGGGTTCGGGTTGCAGGAAACGGATCGGGCTTATGGGTTTCCGGTGCCGATGTGGGGACGTGTTCTGTTCGGAGCACAGATACTCGGATCGGCACGACTGCAGCTACGATTACAAGGCGGCGGGTAGGGAGGCGATTGCGAGGGAAAATCCCGTGGTCAGAGCTGCGAAACTTCTTAAGGTTTGAAGACGAGCAATATCGTCAAAATCAATCGAAGATCTAgggttttttttccttttttcttttttttaaaaaaattttatgatgtGCGTTTTGGGTAGTTAAGTTGGGTTAATTCGTAGAATTCCTCTGTTAGCGGTTTGCCGGAGACGAGACGACGATGGCTGTGCTTTCCTGTAAATTATGATGAAGGATAGGGGCATTATTggcatttaaatttaattattatttatcataaatgaAATGGCAGCAGAAATTAT includes the following:
- the LOC105171072 gene encoding zinc finger A20 and AN1 domain-containing stress-associated protein 5-like — encoded protein: MAQKREKEETELKVPENLPRCTPSQAIPPPPPQLPPARSPDTSDPKVATACDQRNSSASSPVKPDLVEKRGGLKRPREVTRCSGSGCRKRIGLMGFRCRCGDVFCSEHRYSDRHDCSYDYKAAGREAIARENPVVRAAKLLKV